ATGGATGCGAGCACGCCGCATTCTCCGCGGAAGGCCCAATACAATAAGGGCCAGGAGGCGATCAGGAGCGACGGAGCCCGAACCGTCTCTCAACTTACCACGACCTCCAGCGCCCCCCTATCGGCCGCCTCTCGGATCTCCCTCGCGATCCTCCTGCCGACGCTCATGGGCTCGTCCCAGTAGAGCCACGAGTAGGGGCTTCCGGCGACGTAGAGATTGGTCCCGGCTACGATCCTGCCCGAGAACTCGAAGACAACGATTTCGAGCTCGTCAGTTATCACGGACTCGAGGCAGAAGGGCCCCACGATCCCGGAGGGATCGAGAGCCCTCGTGGCCTCGACGAATCTTCTCCCATACTCCACAACGATCGGCAGCAAGCTCTCTCTCAGGGTGAGAGGCACGTTTCCGACCACGACGAACGAGGGCTCGATGCCCTCGGCGAGAGAGGGAGGAAGCCTCCTCAGCCCATCGAGATTGGCTTCGTACCTTATATCGGCTCCCGTGAGCTCGAGCCTGCCCCTGACGACGCTTCTGAAGAAGTGGAAGAAGGCGGGGACCCCCACCACGTACTCCTGGATGAGGGCCTCCGAGGCGTCCCTCAGCAGCCCCTCCTCGACCGCTCTCCTCAGCCCCTCCTCGACCTCGGCTCTCGATCTGGCCAAGAAGTATCCTCTCCCGCCCTTGGCGCCGGGCATCTTGACTATCGCTGGCCTCTCCAACTCCTCGCCCATCTCGTAGATCCTCGGGATCGGTATGCCGGCCGAACTGAGGAGCTCCATCTTCCTCCTCTGCTCGGCCTCGACTCTGAAGAGGGGCCTCAGCCCGAATAGCGGGACCTCGAGCTGCTCGGCGCAGCTGAGGCCCACGTACTCGACGAAGCTGCCGTGAGGTATCACGATCGCGTTGAGCTCTCTGAGCCTCCTCTCCACCTCCTCGTCGCAGAGAGAGCTCCAGGAGCTCACCTCCACGAACTCGTCGATCAAGTGGCCGAACTCCGCGTAGAAGCTCAGCCTATCGCGGGGCCCCACCACGATCGTCCCGAGGCCCTCCTTCTTCGCTCCGTGGGCTATCTGGAGGGCCGTGTGGCTCGCTAGAGTGGCCACGGAGAGCCTCTTCGCGTCGTACCTCGAGACCATTTCCGAGACCTCTTTGCGCGAGATCACGTGGCCGGCCCCCGCGGCTCTGAGGCGCGCCGGCTTTTTTATCCGCGAGCCCCCGACAAGCAGAGCTCGGTGCGTCGCCTCGCCCAGATTCAAGGCCAGGAGCCTCCTAGAGGGCTACGAGCGCGCCGGCCTGAGCGTGGCGGCGATAGCTAGCCACTCGGCCCTCGACGTATTCGACGGAGCCAAGGATGAGGGCCTCAAGACCATCGCGATATGTCAGCGAGGCAGAGAGAAGACCTACTTCAGGTTCAAGAGAGTCGTGGACCACCACGTGGTCCTCGACAAGTTCTCCGACATCGTGAGGAGAGACGTCGTCGAGGAGCTGAGGAGGCGCAGCGCGATCGTGGTACCGAACAGGAGCATGGCGGTCTACGTGGGCTACGACGCGATAGAATCTTCCCTTCCAGTCCCGGTCTTCGGCAACAGGTACCTCCTCAGATGGGAGGAGAGGTCCGGCGAGAAGAACTACTACAGGCTCCTGGACGAGGCGGGGGTCAGGAGGCCTAGGGTCTTCTCCTCGATCGAGGAGATCGACGTGCCGGTCATCGTCAAGATGCCACACGCCAGGAGACGCGTCGAGAGAGGTTTCTTCGTTGCCCTCGACTCCGACGACCTGAAGAGGAGGCTGAGCAAACTCGAGGAGGCCGGGATCGTCAGGCGCGAGGACCTGGCGAGGGCCTCAATCGAAGAGCTGGTCCTCGGGGCTCACTTCAACGTCAACTACTTCGTCAGCGTCGCCAGGGGAGAGGTCGAGCTCTTGAGCGTCGATAGGAGGATCCAGACGAGCCTCGACGGGCTTCTGAGGCTCCCGGCAGACGTGCAGCTCAGGGTCTCCGAGGTCCTCGGCGTCGAGATGGTGGAGATAGGCCACGAGGCCGCCACCGTGAGAGAGAGCGCATTGGAGAGGCTCTTCGAGGTGGGAGACAGAGTGGTCGAGGCGGCCGAGAGGCTCGAGCCCCCGGGCATATTGGGACCCTTCACGCTTCAGCTCGCGATAACGCCCGATCTCGACGTCGTCGTCTTCGACGTAGCGCTGAGGATAGGCGGGGGGACCAACGTCTACATGGGCCTTGGGAGCCAGTACAGCAAACTGTACTTTGGGAGGCCCCTGAGCCTGGGCAGGAGAATAGCGCTCGAGATAAGAGAGTGCGCCGAGATAGGCTGCCTCGAGGAGATAATCACTTGAGCGAAGACGAGGAGAGGAGGAAGAGGTACAAAGTCGGTCACGGCCCTCCTCTCGAGGAGGGGAGGCTGCCGGAGCCCGAGCCGATGAGTCCTCTGAGGTCTCTCAAGAGACTGGCGAGGAGACTGCTTGAGGGGCTCTGGTGAGACTGCTCGAGCGTTCGCTCATCGAGCCGCGACTCTGACCGTCGCGCTCTCGGGCGGGCTGAGCCTATCCTTCGCCGGGCTGTCCCCGGCTACGAGGAGCGCTAAGTTCCTCGCGATCGACGACGCGAAGCCCTCCTCCCTCCTGTCGAGCCTCGCGGAGCACTCCTCGCAGAGGCCGAAGAGCACGAGCTCCGACCCCTCGAACTCTCTCCTCGAGAGCCTATAGGGGATGAACTCGTAGGCTCGTGCCGCGAGAGTTCTCTTGACCCGGTCCGAGAAGAGCTCGATGGCGTATCTCGAGTCAAGCTCCGAGGCTCTAGCCGCGAGGAGGCGGAACTCGCTCTCCTCCATCAGGGGCCTCAGGCAACCGGGGCAGAGCCTGACGAACGTTAGGGTCACGGCCATGCTCTCGCGCGACCTCTCAGTCCGCTCGGAGGTGCATTTTTAAATATTTCGCCGTGCTCGGGACGCTCCGAGGGTCAGCCCACTCGAGCCCACCAGAGCTCTCTGCCGTCCTCCCCTCTAACGAAGACCAGCAGGCCGTCGATGTACTCGAGCCTGTCGCCTGGCTCTAACGGAGCGAAGGGCAGAGGGAGAGGCTGTGACTCCGGGAGCCCCGTCGAGGGATTCAGGGGCTCGACCGCTCCTCCTCGAGCAGCGAGCCACAGCAGCTCGGCTCCCCACGCCAGCCCCACCGGTCTCCCGCTCGGCAACGGCGGGCCCTCCGAGAAGCTGCTCGAGGAGAAATCGAAGATCATGAGGAGGGAGGAGTTCGTTGCGCTATCGACCACGGTGAAGTAGGCGACATCGTCGGAGGAGGCCGACGCCGCGTAGAGCTCGTAGCCGGGGGGCCCAGAGGCCGCGAGGCCGGTCGGCAAATAGCCCGAGGAAAGAAGGCTCGTCGCGTTGAAGACGCAGTACCTATCGCCGTGGACCAGCACGAGCAATCTCGAGCTCCTCGAGGCCTCTAGGAGGGGGGGATAGGCGTAGCCGACGGAGCCCCCGGGGCAGACCCCCAATAGGCTCCACTCCGCGGGCGACGAGAGAAGCGACTTATACACGCTCACATTTCCGCTGGACGCGTCGTAAACGGCCGCGTACGCGAATGAGCCTAGCAGAGCCAAATCGCTTCTCGCGCCAGGCGGAGAAGCGCCTGGGGGCAGCGCCGCGGATAGGAGCGGGCTCACCGAGACCGAGGCCCCGGCCGCGTCTACTCGATATATGTCCACCTCGTCGCCGGCGGCGATCGCCAGCACGCTAGTCGGCGGACCCGGGACGAGGACTTTGAGGGAGGAGGTGAGAGAGTCCACGCTCAGCACGAAGGGGGCGCTGCTCGAGGCACTCAGCCTCAGCTTGACGAGGCCCGACGCATCCACGTAGCTCTCGACCTTCCAGAGCTCGCTGAGCACGTCGAGAGCTCCGCGCGACGAGGCGACGATTTCGTAGGTCCCCGAGGCCCAGTTGTAGACTTCTAAGACGAGAGAGACGTCGCTCTCGTTGGCTTGAGCGAGGGCGTCAACGAGGAGAGACTTCCAGGCCAGGGCCCCGCTCACGTCGAGCGAGACCTCGGCCTCTACCACCGCGTCGGAGAGCTCGAAGAAGAGCCCGAAGACGTCGCCTCCTCTCACCAGCCCGGTATACTTGGCCAATAGAGTCGTGCCGTTGTAGACGGACAGCGTGGCGTTGGTCAGCTCGAGGCTCAGGCCCGCCGGGTTGGGGAATATCGGCACCACGTGGCCCCTCAAGCCCTCGTCGTAGGTCCCGCTGAATGTCGCGTTGGGCGTCGAGAGGATCACGCTGAGGCTGCTGCTCGTCCCGAGAACGTAGACGTACAGGGGGCTTCGGCCGAGCGACAGACCCACGTAGTCGAACGTCGTCCTGGCCGGCCGATAATTCGCCAGGCCTACGTACGACGGCTCGACGCTGGGAGCGCTCGCCGAGACCTCGGCTAGGAGCGCTCCGCTCGAGCTCAGAGCCAGGCCTCTGTAGGACCTGGCCCCGAGGTCTATCTCGGCCACAAGCACGTAGAATTCGCCAACGGCGAAGTTGTAGGCGGTGGAGTTGAGCTCCCTCCACCCTCTCGCTGGCTCGTAGATCCGAGCGGCGATCTTATCGGACATCGGCGAGATGGAGAGCTCGACGAGCCCGGGCCGGCCCCCGGGGCTCAGGTCCGTGGCGTTCAACACAACGAGGCCGTGATAGTCCTGGTTGTTATCAGCGCGCAGCTTGATCACGAAGAAAATCTTGCCCGTGAGATTCGCCGGCGCGGGCGCGCCGTAGGCCGTCGTATTGACCAACGCGACGTGCTCGTCGGTCGGCGGCGCCCTAGCGCTGCTAGTCTCTTGGACCGTCCGCTGCGGTGGGGTCCAACTCCACGAGCCGCTCAACCTGACCAGGCGGCTCGCGGGGAGGGGGTTCGATGAGAAATCGTCGTAGATCACCAGGCTCGAGTCGATGATGCGCAGACCGAACCCTGCGATTTTCGAGGACGCGACCAGCGCCGCGCCGTCTCTCCTCTGCACGGCCCCCGCGTCGCCGTAGCTCCCGTCCGCGCGGACCGAGATC
The Fervidicoccaceae archaeon genome window above contains:
- a CDS encoding formate--phosphoribosylaminoimidazolecarboxamide ligase, with product MVSRYDAKRLSVATLASHTALQIAHGAKKEGLGTIVVGPRDRLSFYAEFGHLIDEFVEVSSWSSLCDEEVERRLRELNAIVIPHGSFVEYVGLSCAEQLEVPLFGLRPLFRVEAEQRRKMELLSSAGIPIPRIYEMGEELERPAIVKMPGAKGGRGYFLARSRAEVEEGLRRAVEEGLLRDASEALIQEYVVGVPAFFHFFRSVVRGRLELTGADIRYEANLDGLRRLPPSLAEGIEPSFVVVGNVPLTLRESLLPIVVEYGRRFVEATRALDPSGIVGPFCLESVITDELEIVVFEFSGRIVAGTNLYVAGSPYSWLYWDEPMSVGRRIAREIREAADRGALEVVVS
- a CDS encoding formate--phosphoribosylaminoimidazolecarboxamide ligase family protein, giving the protein MWLARVATESLFASYLETISETSLREITWPAPAALRRAGFFIREPPTSRARCVASPRFKARSLLEGYERAGLSVAAIASHSALDVFDGAKDEGLKTIAICQRGREKTYFRFKRVVDHHVVLDKFSDIVRRDVVEELRRRSAIVVPNRSMAVYVGYDAIESSLPVPVFGNRYLLRWEERSGEKNYYRLLDEAGVRRPRVFSSIEEIDVPVIVKMPHARRRVERGFFVALDSDDLKRRLSKLEEAGIVRREDLARASIEELVLGAHFNVNYFVSVARGEVELLSVDRRIQTSLDGLLRLPADVQLRVSEVLGVEMVEIGHEAATVRESALERLFEVGDRVVEAAERLEPPGILGPFTLQLAITPDLDVVVFDVALRIGGGTNVYMGLGSQYSKLYFGRPLSLGRRIALEIRECAEIGCLEEIIT